In Methylobacterium aquaticum, the following are encoded in one genomic region:
- a CDS encoding DUF3572 family protein, producing the protein MLSESAAAALGGRVFAYVTGEPGRLLRFMENSGLSPDALRQAADSPDLVAGLLDHVVADEELLLACAAALEVPPERITQAWRRLGPPDFDDQPSETPGEFGA; encoded by the coding sequence GTGCTGAGCGAATCCGCCGCGGCGGCCTTGGGCGGCCGGGTCTTCGCCTACGTGACCGGCGAGCCCGGCCGATTGCTCCGGTTCATGGAGAATTCCGGCCTCTCGCCGGATGCGCTGCGGCAGGCGGCCGACAGCCCCGATCTTGTCGCCGGCCTCCTCGACCACGTGGTGGCGGACGAGGAATTGCTGCTGGCCTGCGCCGCGGCGCTGGAGGTGCCGCCCGAGCGGATCACCCAGGCCTGGCGCCGCCTCGGCCCGCCGGATTTCGACGACCAGCCGAGCGAGACGCCTGGCGAGTTCGGGGCGTGA
- a CDS encoding phosphoserine transaminase, whose amino-acid sequence MTTTRPAARPRAPFFSSGPCAKRPGWTPEALSDAALGRSHRAKLGKAKLKQAIDLTRTVLQVPADYRIGIVPASDTGAVEMAMWSLLGARPVDMLAWESFGETWVTDAIKQLKLDARVVKAPYGRLPDLSTVDTRTRDVVFTWNGTTSGVRVPDADWIAADREGLTICDATSAAFAQDLDWAKLDVVTFSWQKVLGGEAAHGMLILSPRAVARLESHVPAWPMPKIFRMTKGGKLIEGIFQGETINTPSMLAVEDYIDALLWADKLGGLPALRARADRNAGVIADWVARTPWIASLAEDAATASNTSVCLVVSDPDVVGRGPEAVAAVAKGITTALEREGVALDIGSYRDAPPGLRIWCGATVEASDLEALTPWLDWAFAQEKARLTKAA is encoded by the coding sequence ATGACGACGACCCGCCCCGCGGCCCGCCCGCGCGCGCCCTTCTTCTCGTCCGGACCCTGCGCCAAGCGCCCCGGCTGGACGCCCGAGGCCCTCTCCGATGCGGCGCTCGGCCGCTCGCATCGGGCGAAGCTCGGCAAGGCCAAGCTCAAGCAGGCCATCGACCTCACCCGCACGGTGCTGCAGGTGCCGGCCGACTATCGCATCGGCATCGTGCCGGCCTCCGACACCGGCGCCGTCGAGATGGCGATGTGGTCGCTGCTCGGCGCCCGCCCGGTCGACATGCTGGCCTGGGAATCCTTCGGCGAGACCTGGGTCACCGACGCGATCAAGCAGCTCAAGCTCGACGCCCGCGTCGTCAAGGCGCCCTATGGCCGCCTGCCCGACCTCTCGACCGTCGATACCCGCACCCGCGACGTGGTCTTCACCTGGAACGGCACCACCTCGGGCGTGCGCGTGCCGGATGCCGACTGGATCGCCGCCGACCGCGAGGGGCTGACGATCTGCGACGCTACCTCGGCGGCCTTCGCGCAGGACCTCGACTGGGCCAAGCTCGATGTCGTCACCTTCTCCTGGCAGAAGGTGCTCGGCGGCGAGGCGGCGCACGGCATGCTGATCCTCTCGCCCCGCGCCGTCGCGCGGCTGGAGAGCCACGTCCCGGCCTGGCCGATGCCGAAGATCTTCCGCATGACCAAGGGCGGAAAATTGATCGAGGGCATCTTCCAGGGCGAGACCATCAACACGCCCTCGATGCTGGCGGTCGAGGACTACATCGACGCGCTGCTCTGGGCCGACAAGCTCGGCGGGCTGCCGGCCCTGCGCGCGCGCGCCGACCGCAATGCCGGCGTCATCGCCGACTGGGTCGCCCGCACCCCCTGGATCGCCAGCCTCGCCGAGGACGCCGCGACCGCGTCCAACACCAGCGTCTGCCTGGTGGTGAGCGATCCCGACGTGGTCGGGCGCGGCCCCGAGGCCGTGGCCGCCGTGGCCAAGGGCATCACGACCGCTCTGGAGCGCGAGGGCGTCGCCCTCGATATCGGCTCGTACCGCGACGCGCCTCCCGGCCTGCGGATCTGGTGCGGCGCGACCGTCGAGGCCTCCGACCTCGAGGCCCTGACGCCGTGGCTCGACTGGGCCTTCGCCCAGGAGAAGGCCCGCCTGACGAAGGCGGCCTGA
- a CDS encoding PleD family two-component system response regulator, producing the protein MSARVLIVDDLFPNIKLLETKLTVEYFDVVSAMNGPDALAVCEKGLCDIVLLDVMMPGMDGFEVCRRIKSTPTMAHLPVVMVTALDQPSDRLRGLDAGADDFLTKPIDDTALMARVRSLVRLKAVTDELRSRAMSSRVGDPLAAATAETGHNANVLVVEDRPASADRLIAALGQYHCVEAVASPQEALERVKAGDYDVVLVSLDLQDHDGLRLCSQLRSLDRTRTVPVVMMADPHDRARIMRGLDLGVHDYLVRPIDRNELIARVRTQVKRKRFSHSLRESVQASMDLAVTDGLTGLHNRRYLDSYLAGLFSEPSLRDRSVALLILDIDRFKSINDRHGHDAGDEVLKEFANRIRAQTRGIDVVARYGGEEIVVVVPDTGLDAARQVAERIRERIEAAPFQVQRGTSAIDVTVSIGVAARQPADDDPGLILKRADLALYRAKQDGRNRVVAAAA; encoded by the coding sequence ATGTCGGCACGTGTTCTCATCGTCGACGACCTGTTTCCCAATATCAAGTTGCTCGAGACGAAATTGACCGTCGAGTATTTCGACGTCGTCTCGGCGATGAACGGGCCGGACGCACTGGCGGTGTGCGAGAAGGGCCTGTGCGACATCGTGCTGCTCGACGTGATGATGCCGGGCATGGACGGGTTCGAGGTCTGCCGCCGGATCAAGTCGACGCCGACCATGGCGCACCTGCCGGTGGTGATGGTGACCGCCCTCGACCAGCCGAGCGACCGCCTGCGCGGGCTCGATGCCGGCGCCGACGACTTTTTGACGAAGCCCATCGACGACACCGCCCTGATGGCCCGGGTGCGCAGCCTGGTGCGCCTGAAGGCCGTGACCGACGAGTTGCGCAGCCGCGCCATGTCGTCGCGGGTCGGCGATCCCCTGGCGGCGGCCACCGCCGAGACCGGGCACAATGCCAATGTGCTCGTGGTCGAGGACCGCCCGGCTTCCGCCGACCGGCTGATCGCGGCGCTCGGCCAATACCATTGCGTCGAGGCGGTGGCCTCGCCCCAGGAGGCCCTGGAGCGGGTCAAGGCCGGCGATTACGACGTGGTGCTGGTGAGCCTGGACCTCCAGGACCATGACGGTCTGCGCCTGTGCAGCCAGCTGCGCTCCCTCGACCGCACCCGCACCGTGCCGGTGGTGATGATGGCCGATCCGCACGATCGGGCCCGCATCATGCGCGGCCTCGATCTCGGCGTGCACGATTACCTGGTCCGGCCGATCGACCGCAACGAGCTGATCGCGCGCGTGCGCACCCAGGTGAAGCGCAAGCGTTTCTCGCATTCCTTGCGCGAATCGGTCCAGGCCTCGATGGATCTCGCCGTCACCGACGGGCTCACCGGCCTGCACAACCGGCGCTACCTCGACAGCTACCTCGCCGGGCTGTTCTCCGAGCCTTCACTGCGGGATCGCTCGGTGGCCCTGCTGATCCTCGACATCGACCGCTTCAAGTCGATCAACGACCGCCACGGGCACGATGCCGGCGACGAGGTGTTGAAGGAATTCGCCAACCGCATCCGGGCCCAGACCCGCGGCATCGACGTGGTGGCGCGCTACGGCGGCGAGGAGATCGTGGTGGTGGTGCCCGATACCGGACTCGACGCCGCCCGCCAGGTCGCCGAGCGCATCCGCGAGCGGATCGAGGCGGCGCCGTTCCAGGTCCAGCGCGGCACCAGCGCCATCGACGTCACGGTCTCGATCGGCGTCGCCGCCCGCCAGCCCGCGGACGACGACCCGGGCCTCATCCTCAAGCGCGCCGACCTCGCGCTCTACCGGGCCAAGCAGGACGGCCGGAACCGGGTGGTGGCGGCGGCAGCGTGA
- a CDS encoding response regulator: MTKTVLIVEDNELNMKLFNDLLEAHGYATLKTANGIEAIELARRHRPDLILMDIQLPEVSGLEVTKWLKEDDELKAIPVIAITAFAMKGDEERIREGGCEAYLSKPISVAKFLATVRTYVGDERQS; the protein is encoded by the coding sequence ATGACGAAGACGGTGCTCATCGTCGAGGATAACGAGCTGAACATGAAGCTCTTCAACGACCTGTTGGAGGCTCACGGCTACGCGACCCTCAAGACGGCGAACGGGATCGAGGCGATCGAGCTGGCGCGCCGGCACCGGCCGGACCTGATCCTGATGGACATTCAGCTCCCCGAGGTGTCGGGCCTCGAGGTGACTAAATGGCTCAAGGAGGATGACGAGCTCAAGGCCATCCCGGTGATCGCCATCACGGCCTTCGCCATGAAGGGGGACGAGGAGCGCATCCGCGAGGGTGGCTGCGAGGCCTACCTGTCCAAGCCCATCTCGGTCGCGAAGTTCCTCGCGACGGTCCGCACCTATGTCGGCGACGAACGCCAGAGCTGA
- a CDS encoding Crp/Fnr family transcriptional regulator, with product MPDSARYLLHRPEILEPLRRGEAALDRVMEGTGRLYPAGRLLVEADSANTTIFRLRKGWVGRLRTLEDGRSQFILIFLPGDLFAVKSLFVTHSPDAIQALSEVLVEQVDHRTLREAYERDPDLATRCMWQVIEEERRLHNWVVGLGRGSADERLAMLLIDLRGRLIRSGGLPAGATAYDLPMTQEQIGDHLGISNVHVNRVLRALREDGVVAMRGRRVTIGDLDALVRIAGPLLDISERGAPDFVGQREAEAGQAGRDGDDAGR from the coding sequence ATGCCCGATTCCGCCCGTTACCTGCTGCACCGGCCCGAGATCCTGGAGCCCCTGCGCCGGGGCGAGGCGGCCCTCGACCGGGTGATGGAGGGGACCGGCCGCCTCTACCCGGCCGGACGGCTGCTGGTGGAGGCCGACAGCGCCAACACCACGATCTTCCGCCTGCGCAAGGGCTGGGTCGGCCGCCTGCGTACCCTGGAGGACGGGCGCAGCCAGTTCATCCTGATCTTCCTGCCCGGCGACCTGTTCGCGGTAAAGAGCCTGTTCGTCACCCACAGTCCGGATGCGATCCAGGCCCTGTCCGAGGTCCTGGTCGAGCAGGTCGACCACCGCACCCTGCGCGAGGCCTACGAGCGCGACCCCGATCTCGCGACCCGCTGCATGTGGCAGGTGATCGAGGAGGAGCGCCGGCTGCACAACTGGGTCGTCGGTCTCGGCCGCGGCAGCGCCGACGAGCGCCTGGCGATGCTGCTGATCGACCTCCGCGGCCGCCTGATCCGCTCGGGGGGCCTGCCGGCGGGGGCGACGGCCTACGACCTGCCGATGACGCAGGAGCAGATCGGCGACCATCTCGGCATCTCGAACGTGCACGTCAACCGGGTGCTGCGGGCCCTGCGGGAGGACGGCGTGGTCGCCATGCGGGGGCGGCGGGTGACGATCGGCGACCTCGACGCCCTGGTGCGGATCGCCGGGCCGCTCCTCGACATCTCCGAGCGCGGCGCCCCGGACTTCGTCGGGCAGCGGGAGGCGGAAGCCGGCCAGGCGGGACGGGACGGCGACGATGCCGGCCGGTGA
- a CDS encoding substrate-binding domain-containing protein, with the protein MSRPIPRRLALLALLAAPLALAPALRQPAAAQERAITLASTTSTEQSGLFGHLLPIFQRETGIAVRVVAVGTGQALAIGAKGDADALLVHDRAGEDKFVAEGHGLDRRDVMANDFVIVGPAADPAGIKGGRDATEALARIAKAKAPFASRGDDSGTNRTELRLWKKAGIEARSLGSGYRELGQGMGPTLNAAAAMDAYTLTDRATWANFKNRQNLVILVQGDQALFNPYGSILVNPSKNPQIHAADAKIWHEWLTSERGRAAIASFKINGEQLFFPTGTMPSQ; encoded by the coding sequence GTGAGCCGCCCGATCCCGCGCCGCCTCGCCCTTCTCGCCCTTCTGGCCGCCCCCCTCGCCCTGGCGCCCGCCCTCCGGCAGCCCGCCGCCGCCCAGGAGCGGGCGATCACGCTGGCCTCGACGACCTCCACCGAGCAATCGGGCCTGTTCGGCCACCTGCTGCCGATCTTCCAGCGCGAGACCGGCATCGCGGTGCGCGTCGTCGCGGTCGGCACCGGCCAGGCGCTGGCCATCGGCGCCAAGGGCGATGCGGATGCCCTCCTCGTCCACGACCGGGCCGGCGAGGACAAGTTCGTCGCGGAAGGCCACGGCCTCGACCGCCGCGACGTGATGGCGAACGACTTCGTGATCGTTGGGCCTGCCGCCGACCCGGCCGGCATCAAGGGCGGGCGCGACGCCACGGAGGCGCTCGCCCGCATCGCCAAGGCCAAGGCGCCGTTTGCCAGCCGCGGCGACGACAGCGGCACCAACCGCACCGAGCTGCGGCTGTGGAAGAAGGCCGGGATCGAGGCCCGGAGCCTAGGCAGCGGCTACCGCGAGCTCGGCCAGGGCATGGGCCCGACGCTCAACGCGGCCGCCGCGATGGACGCCTACACCCTCACCGACCGGGCGACCTGGGCGAACTTCAAGAACCGCCAGAACCTGGTGATCCTGGTGCAGGGCGACCAAGCCCTGTTCAACCCCTACGGCTCGATCCTGGTGAACCCGTCGAAGAACCCGCAGATCCACGCGGCGGATGCGAAGATCTGGCACGAATGGCTGACCTCGGAGCGCGGCCGGGCGGCCATCGCCTCGTTCAAGATCAACGGCGAGCAGCTGTTCTTCCCGACCGGGACGATGCCGAGCCAATAG
- a CDS encoding DNA polymerase IV, which produces MSGQPLCRDCGARPPADAVRCRACGSPRLLAHPERDALSIAHIDCDAFYAAVEKRDDPALRDRPLIIGGGKRGVVATACYIARIRGVHSAMPMFRALEACPDAVVLRPDMEKYARVGRQVRAMMQDLTPLVEPVSIDEAFLDLSGTERMHGASPAVTLAGFARKVEAEVGITVSVGLAPNKFLAKIASDLEKPRGFSIIGRAEAEAFLAPRPVRILPGIGQAAGERLAALGIQRIGEIGRVAPERLHAALGRDAVRLLALARGEDRRPVQPRRETKSISGETTFTEDLRAFEALRPVLWQLCEKVARRLKRAELAAGSVTLKLKDREFRLRTRTRSGLAPTQVAERLFRPAEALLRDSCDGTAFRLIGIGAGDLCGAAHADRGDLADVSAVREASRAAAIDALRDRFGAAAVQRGLGFAPQARDQARGRDNDRGSKAPPEREPR; this is translated from the coding sequence GTGAGCGGACAACCGCTCTGCCGCGATTGCGGGGCGCGCCCGCCGGCCGACGCGGTCCGCTGCCGGGCCTGCGGCTCGCCGCGCCTGCTCGCCCATCCGGAGCGCGACGCGCTGTCGATCGCGCATATCGATTGCGACGCGTTCTACGCCGCGGTCGAGAAGCGCGACGACCCCGCCTTGCGGGACCGGCCGCTGATCATCGGCGGGGGGAAGCGCGGCGTGGTCGCGACCGCCTGCTACATCGCCCGCATCCGCGGCGTGCATTCGGCGATGCCGATGTTCCGCGCGCTCGAAGCCTGCCCGGACGCGGTGGTGCTGCGGCCCGACATGGAGAAATACGCCCGGGTCGGGCGCCAGGTGCGGGCGATGATGCAGGACCTGACGCCGCTCGTCGAGCCGGTCTCGATCGACGAGGCCTTCCTCGACCTCTCGGGCACCGAGCGGATGCACGGGGCCTCGCCCGCCGTGACGCTGGCGGGGTTCGCCCGGAAGGTGGAGGCGGAGGTCGGCATCACCGTCTCGGTCGGGCTCGCGCCCAACAAGTTCCTGGCCAAGATCGCCTCCGACCTCGAGAAGCCGCGCGGCTTCTCGATCATCGGCCGGGCGGAAGCCGAGGCGTTCCTCGCGCCGCGTCCGGTACGGATCCTGCCCGGCATCGGCCAGGCCGCGGGCGAGCGTCTCGCGGCGCTTGGCATCCAGCGGATCGGCGAGATCGGCCGGGTGGCGCCGGAGCGGCTGCACGCCGCGCTCGGGCGCGATGCCGTCCGCCTCCTGGCGCTCGCCCGCGGCGAGGACCGGCGCCCGGTCCAGCCGCGACGGGAGACCAAGAGCATCTCGGGCGAGACCACCTTCACGGAGGACCTGCGCGCCTTCGAGGCCCTGCGGCCGGTGCTGTGGCAACTCTGCGAGAAGGTCGCACGGCGCCTGAAGCGGGCGGAACTCGCCGCCGGCAGCGTCACCCTAAAGCTCAAGGACCGGGAGTTTCGCCTGCGGACCCGCACCCGCTCGGGGCTGGCGCCGACGCAGGTCGCCGAGCGGCTGTTTCGCCCGGCCGAGGCGCTGTTGCGCGATTCCTGCGACGGCACCGCCTTCCGGCTGATCGGGATCGGGGCCGGCGACCTCTGCGGCGCCGCCCATGCCGACCGGGGCGACCTCGCCGACGTCTCGGCGGTCCGGGAGGCGAGCCGGGCCGCCGCGATCGATGCCCTGCGCGACCGATTCGGCGCGGCGGCGGTGCAGCGCGGGCTCGGCTTCGCGCCGCAGGCCAGGGATCAAGCGAGGGGTCGGGACAACGATCGCGGGAGCAAGGCCCCGCCGGAGCGGGAGCCGCGATAA
- the serA gene encoding phosphoglycerate dehydrogenase encodes MPNPIKKVLISDTLSPAAIAIFRERGIQADLRPELGKDKEALAAAIGEYDGLAVRSTTKVTAALLERAGKLTVIGRAGIGVDTIDVPAATSRGVIVMNTPHGNAVTTAEHAIALMLSLARQIPQADASTQAGRWEKNRFLGIELTAKTLGVIGCGNIGAIVADRGIGLRMRVIAYDPFLTPERAVALGVEKVELDELLRRADVITLHVPLTDKTRNILSGDALARAKPGVRIVNCARGGLVDEVALRAALDSGHVAGAAFDVFTEEPAKENVLFGHPNMVCTPHLGASTTEAQENVALQVAEQMSDYLLHGAIRNAVNFPSISAEEAPRLRPYVTLAEQLGSFLGQLTEAPIRGIRLVYEGEAAELNTKALTAAAVTGALRPFLEGVNMVSAIEVARARGIQVETATRTAVEGPYASRLHVTVEAEDMPRDAAGTVFGDGRPRFVEIRGIALEAAVAPHMLYIRNADQPGFIGRFGTLMGEAGVNVATFHLGRDRPGGDAICFAAIDEAVSPDLLQAIEAIPQVKRARAVRF; translated from the coding sequence ATGCCCAACCCCATCAAAAAAGTCCTGATCTCCGACACCCTCTCCCCCGCGGCGATCGCGATCTTCCGCGAGCGCGGCATCCAGGCCGATCTCCGCCCCGAGCTCGGCAAGGACAAGGAGGCGCTCGCCGCGGCCATCGGCGAGTATGACGGCCTCGCCGTCCGCTCGACCACGAAGGTCACCGCCGCGCTCCTGGAGCGCGCGGGCAAGCTGACGGTGATCGGCCGGGCCGGCATCGGCGTCGACACGATCGACGTGCCGGCCGCGACCTCCCGCGGCGTGATCGTGATGAACACGCCGCACGGCAACGCCGTGACCACCGCCGAGCACGCCATCGCGCTGATGCTGTCGCTCGCCCGCCAGATCCCGCAGGCCGACGCCTCGACGCAAGCGGGCCGCTGGGAGAAGAATCGCTTCCTCGGCATCGAGCTGACGGCCAAGACCCTCGGGGTCATCGGTTGCGGCAATATCGGCGCCATCGTCGCCGATCGCGGCATCGGCCTGCGGATGCGGGTCATCGCCTACGACCCGTTCCTGACGCCTGAGCGCGCCGTGGCGCTCGGCGTCGAGAAGGTCGAGCTCGACGAGCTGCTGCGCCGGGCCGACGTCATCACCCTGCACGTCCCGCTGACCGACAAGACCCGCAACATCCTCTCGGGGGATGCGCTGGCACGCGCGAAGCCCGGCGTCAGGATCGTCAACTGCGCCCGCGGCGGCCTCGTCGACGAAGTGGCGCTCCGGGCCGCGCTCGATTCGGGCCACGTCGCGGGTGCCGCCTTCGACGTGTTCACTGAGGAACCGGCGAAGGAGAACGTGCTGTTCGGCCATCCGAACATGGTCTGCACCCCGCATCTCGGCGCCTCGACCACCGAGGCGCAGGAGAACGTGGCGCTCCAGGTCGCCGAGCAGATGAGCGACTACCTGCTCCACGGCGCGATCCGCAACGCGGTCAACTTCCCGTCGATCTCCGCTGAGGAGGCGCCGCGCCTGCGGCCCTACGTGACGCTGGCCGAGCAACTGGGCTCGTTCCTCGGCCAGCTCACCGAGGCGCCGATCCGCGGCATCCGCCTCGTCTACGAGGGCGAGGCGGCGGAGCTGAACACCAAGGCGCTCACGGCGGCGGCGGTGACCGGCGCGCTGCGGCCGTTCCTGGAGGGCGTCAACATGGTCTCGGCGATCGAGGTGGCGCGGGCCCGCGGCATCCAGGTCGAGACCGCGACCCGCACCGCGGTCGAGGGCCCCTACGCCTCACGCCTCCACGTCACGGTCGAGGCCGAGGACATGCCCCGCGACGCCGCCGGCACGGTGTTCGGCGACGGCCGCCCGCGCTTCGTCGAGATTCGCGGCATCGCGCTCGAGGCCGCGGTGGCCCCCCACATGCTCTACATCCGCAACGCCGACCAGCCCGGCTTCATCGGCCGCTTCGGCACGCTGATGGGCGAGGCCGGCGTCAACGTCGCCACCTTCCATCTCGGTCGCGACCGGCCGGGCGGCGACGCGATCTGCTTTGCCGCCATCGACGAGGCGGTCTCGCCCGATCTCCTGCAGGCGATCGAGGCGATCCCGCAGGTGAAGCGGGCGCGGGCGGTGCGCTTCTGA
- a CDS encoding ABC transporter permease, protein MDEFGRALGLAVAMILRADPDLVAIVGLSLRVSLTAAGLGFVLGAPLGALLAATRFPGRGAVLVLVNALLGLPPVVVGLVLYLLVSRAGPLGSLGLLFTPGAMVIAQGALALPIVAALSHRTCEALWAEYGDALRVDGVGTSHAALILLAMAPAPLVTAFLAAFGRAIAEVGAILMVGGNIRGYTRTMTTSIALETSRGDLALALGLGLVLVTLTLVVSAAAFGINRMAASPRG, encoded by the coding sequence ATGGACGAGTTCGGGCGCGCCCTGGGGCTGGCGGTCGCGATGATCCTGCGGGCGGATCCCGATCTCGTCGCCATCGTCGGCCTGTCGCTGCGCGTCAGCCTCACGGCGGCCGGCCTCGGCTTCGTCCTCGGCGCACCGCTCGGGGCGCTGCTCGCCGCGACCCGGTTTCCCGGCCGCGGGGCGGTCCTCGTCCTCGTCAACGCGCTGCTCGGCCTGCCGCCGGTGGTGGTCGGGCTGGTGCTCTACCTGCTGGTCTCGCGCGCGGGGCCGCTTGGGAGCCTCGGCCTGCTGTTCACCCCCGGCGCGATGGTGATCGCGCAAGGGGCGCTCGCCCTGCCGATCGTGGCGGCGCTCTCGCACCGCACCTGCGAGGCCCTGTGGGCCGAGTACGGCGATGCCTTGAGGGTCGACGGGGTGGGCACGAGCCACGCGGCCCTGATCCTGCTCGCCATGGCGCCGGCCCCCCTCGTCACCGCCTTCCTGGCGGCGTTCGGGCGGGCCATCGCCGAGGTCGGCGCCATCCTGATGGTGGGCGGCAACATCCGCGGCTACACCCGCACCATGACGACCAGCATCGCGCTCGAGACGAGCCGGGGCGACCTGGCGCTGGCGCTCGGCCTCGGGCTCGTCCTCGTCACCCTGACGCTGGTGGTGAGCGCCGCCGCCTTCGGGATCAACCGGATGGCGGCGTCGCCGCGGGGATGA
- the mtnA gene encoding S-methyl-5-thioribose-1-phosphate isomerase, with protein sequence MKIDGRHYRTIFPAPDGEGICVIDQTRLPFAFETRTLGSEAEAAIAIRTMIVRGAPLIGATAAYGLALAMREDPSDRNLDGAQARLAATRPTAINLRWALDRVAGLLHPLNPTEREAAAFAEAARIADEDVASCRAIGEHGAALIAEIARRKPGPVNVLTHCNAGWLATVDWGTALAPIYVAHDAGLPVHVFVDETRPRNQGAALTAFELNAHGVPHTVIADNAGGHLMQHGRVDLCIVGSDRTTSTGDVCNKIGTYLKALAARDCGVPFYAALPFSTIDWTLTDGVAGIPIEERDAREVTHLTGRTDDGAFATVAVVSPGSPVANPAFDVTPARLVTGIITERGVAEATPEGLLGLYPERRKAA encoded by the coding sequence ATGAAGATCGACGGCCGCCACTACCGCACCATCTTCCCCGCGCCCGACGGCGAGGGGATCTGCGTGATCGACCAGACCCGCCTGCCCTTCGCCTTCGAGACGAGGACGCTGGGGAGCGAGGCGGAGGCGGCCATCGCCATCCGCACCATGATCGTGCGGGGCGCGCCGCTCATCGGCGCCACCGCCGCCTACGGCCTGGCGCTGGCGATGCGGGAAGACCCGTCGGACCGCAACCTCGACGGGGCGCAGGCGCGGCTCGCCGCGACGCGGCCGACCGCGATCAACCTGCGTTGGGCCCTCGACCGGGTCGCCGGCCTGCTGCACCCCCTGAACCCGACCGAGCGCGAGGCCGCCGCCTTCGCCGAGGCCGCCCGCATCGCCGACGAGGATGTCGCGAGCTGCCGGGCGATCGGCGAGCACGGCGCGGCGCTGATCGCCGAGATTGCGCGCAGGAAGCCCGGGCCGGTCAACGTGCTGACCCATTGCAATGCCGGCTGGCTCGCCACCGTCGACTGGGGCACAGCCTTGGCGCCGATCTACGTCGCGCACGATGCCGGACTGCCGGTCCATGTCTTCGTCGACGAGACCCGCCCGCGCAACCAGGGCGCGGCGCTCACCGCCTTCGAGCTCAACGCCCACGGCGTGCCGCACACCGTCATCGCCGACAATGCCGGCGGGCACCTGATGCAGCACGGGCGGGTCGATCTCTGCATCGTCGGCTCGGACCGCACCACCTCGACCGGCGACGTCTGCAACAAGATCGGCACCTACCTGAAGGCGCTCGCCGCCCGCGATTGCGGCGTGCCGTTCTACGCCGCCCTGCCCTTCTCGACCATCGACTGGACGCTCACCGACGGTGTCGCCGGCATCCCGATCGAGGAGCGCGACGCCCGCGAGGTGACCCACCTCACCGGCCGCACCGATGACGGGGCCTTCGCCACCGTGGCGGTGGTCTCGCCCGGCAGCCCGGTGGCGAACCCGGCCTTCGACGTGACGCCGGCGCGCCTCGTGACCGGCATCATCACCGAGCGCGGCGTGGCGGAGGCGACGCCGGAAGGCTTGCTCGGGCTTTATCCGGAGCGGCGGAAAGCCGCCTGA
- the trmD gene encoding tRNA (guanosine(37)-N1)-methyltransferase TrmD produces MTSPTPLAPWRTTILTLYPEMFPGHLGLSLAGDALARGAWTLEARNIRDHGIGRHRAVDDTPAGGGAGMVLRCDVLAAAIDAACPPDDPRPRLLMSPRGRPLNQGRVRALSEGPGVVVVCGRFEGVDERVIAGRALEEVSIGDYVLSGGEPAALVLLDACVRLLPGTMGKHASGVEESFESGGLEYPHYTRPRDWEGREIPEVLTGGNHAAIARWRAAESARITRERRPDLVPDLGARDRSRK; encoded by the coding sequence ATGACCTCCCCCACCCCCCTCGCGCCCTGGCGCACCACGATCCTGACCCTCTATCCCGAGATGTTCCCCGGCCATCTCGGGCTGTCGCTTGCCGGCGACGCCCTCGCCCGCGGGGCGTGGACCCTGGAGGCGCGCAACATCCGCGACCACGGAATCGGCCGGCACCGGGCGGTGGACGACACGCCGGCCGGCGGCGGAGCCGGGATGGTGTTGCGCTGCGACGTGCTCGCCGCGGCGATCGACGCGGCTTGCCCCCCCGACGACCCGCGCCCGCGCCTGCTGATGAGCCCGCGCGGCCGGCCGCTGAACCAGGGACGCGTCCGGGCGCTCAGCGAGGGGCCGGGCGTCGTCGTGGTCTGCGGCCGGTTCGAGGGCGTCGACGAGCGGGTGATCGCGGGACGCGCCCTCGAGGAGGTCTCGATCGGCGATTACGTCCTGTCGGGCGGCGAGCCCGCGGCCCTGGTGCTGCTCGATGCCTGCGTGCGGCTCCTGCCGGGGACGATGGGCAAGCACGCCTCCGGCGTCGAGGAGAGCTTCGAGAGCGGCGGCCTCGAATACCCGCACTACACGAGGCCGCGGGACTGGGAGGGACGGGAGATCCCCGAGGTGCTGACCGGCGGCAACCACGCGGCGATCGCCCGCTGGCGGGCGGCGGAATCGGCCCGTATCACCCGGGAGCGGCGCCCGGACCTCGTCCCGGACCTCGGGGCGCGGGACCGCAGCCGGAAATAA